The nucleotide sequence CTTCCGCGAGCATTCGCATGACACGCTGGCGGCGAGCTGCAACCGGTTCGCGCTGTTCGAATGCATGATCGATCCGGCGACCGGCACCTACCTTTCCGAGGACTTCGCCTTCTGCAAGCGCTGGACCGACATCGGCGGCGAGATCTGGGCCGACATCCAGAGCTCGCTCGATCATGTCGGCCCGTCTGTCTTCCACGGCGACATCGCCTCGCAATTCGCGCCGGCACCCGCGACGTCGGCGGCCGATGCGGCGTGAGTCTTTCGGGATGAGCATCGGCGCATCCCGTTGGCAGGCAGCGGAGCGCCCCTTTGGCGGCGGCTCGCGCTATGGCCTGCGCGATGTCTTCACGCCGCTCGACACGCTGCTCGCCTACGGCGGCGGCCCGTGGCGCATGTGCGTCGGCGCGCGAAACGTGACCGATGCCTGGTCGGCGGACGAAGCGCAGGTGCAACGCAATCTGCAGCATGTCCTCGATAGTATCGCCCACGTCCTGGTGAAGATCGAGCTGCTGCTTGGCCGCGCGGACGGCGCGGCTCTGCCGGGCAAGTCCGTGTTCGAGGTGTGAAATGCAGTATCCCGTTTCCGCGCCGATCGGCGTGACCGTACCAAACTATGCCGATCGCATCGGCTTTGCCCGGCTGACTCACCAGGCTTTTGACGGCGTCGATCTGCGTCCGCTCCGCGACCGGCTGGTCGCCCGGATCGCGGAAGGCACTGCGCAGGCCGGCGAAGGACTCGATCTATCGTTGATCGCCCAGCTTCTCGGCGACAAGGAGGCGGGACTCGCAATCCAGGCCGAGGTGCTCGCCTTTCATCAATTGTTTCGCTCGCCCTGCGCGGTCACAAAGCCGGCCCTGCGCGTCCTTGCGCTGGCAGCCGCCATCGACATGGGCGGCAATACGCCGATCGAATTCCTGCTCGAAGGCTCCGACATCGAGCTGATGACGCTCTACGTCGTCAAGGGAGTCGGTTTGCCTGATCCACTGCCGGATCACGACATTGCGATTGTCATCGCATCCGATTCCGAGGAGTGCCGCGAGGCGCTTGCTGCGATCGAGCAGGCGGCGCCGCGCTGGCCGCGGCCGCTGCTCAATCATCCGGACCGCATCGCCAATCTGGATCGCGACAAGCTGCATCGGTTGCTCGCGGGTACCACCGGTCTCGACATTCCCGCAACCGTCAACGTCACGCGCGCGCAATTGTCGGCGCTTGCACAAGGCACGATCCGCTGCGCGGACCTCACCGGAGATCTGCATTTTCCGATGATCGCGCGGCCGCGCGGCTCGCATGCCGGCGTGGGACTGGCGAAGCTCGACAACGCCGCATCGCTCGCGGCCTATCTCGCCGAGAGGCAGGAGCAGGAATTCTTCGTCGCGCGCTTCGTCGACTATGCGAGCGCCGACGGGCTCTATCGCAAGTATCGTCTCGCCATCGTCGACGGCAAACCCTACGCCTGCCATATGGCGATCGCCGACCGCTGGGACATCTGGTATCTCAACGCCTACATGGCGTTCAGCGAAGAGAAGCGCTCGGAAGAGGCTGCATTCATGCGCGACTTCGACGATGCCTTCGCCGCGCGTCATCGTGGCGCGCTGGGGGAGATGTCCGGGCGCGTCGGGCTCGACTATTTCACGATCGATTGCGCCGAGAACAAAGACGGCGAGCTGCTGATCTTCGAGGCCGACAACACCGCGGTCGTGCACAACATGGATTCGCCGGACGTCTTTCCGTACAAGCAGCCGCAGATGCGCAAGATCTTCGCGGCGTTCACGGCCATGCTGGCCCGTCACGCCGGGGCCGGCGAGGGGAGTGCAACATGAACGAGATCATCCGCAACACGCAAGCAGCCGTCACCGGCAATTCGCTCGATCCGCAGGACTGGAACGAGTTTCGCGCGCTCGCCCATCGCATGCTGGACGAGACGATCGACGGCATTGCAAACGTCCGTGCGCGTCCGGTCTGGCGGCCGATCCCCGACGATGTCCGCGCGAAGTTCAGGGCCGACGTGCCACGTCGGGCAACTGATCTCGCCGATGTCTATCGCGAATTCTCCGAGAGCGTCGCTCCTTACGCGACTGGCAACGTCCATCCCGGCTTCATGGGTTGGGTGCATGGTGGCGGCACCGCCGTCGGCATGCTCGCCGAGATGTTGTCTGCGGGACTCAACGCCAATCTCGGCGGGCGGGATCACATGCCGATCGAGGTCGAGCGCCAGATCGTCGATTGGATGCGCGCCCTGTTCGCTTTCCCGGAGAGCGCCAGCGGCCTCTTCGTCACGGGCACGTCGATGGCCAATCTGATGGCTATGCTGGTGGCGCGCTCGAGCGCGCTCGGCGCGCTGGCACGGCAGCATGGTATCGGCAATGACGGCGCGCTGCTCACGGCCTACACCTCGAGGGCCGCGCATGGCTGCATCTCCAGGGCAATGGACATTGCGGGGCTCGGCACCGACGCGCTGCGTAAGATCGACGTCGATGCCGATCATCGCATCGATGTCGCCGCACTGCGTGCGCAGATCGCGATTGATCGCGAGGTCGGGTTCAAGCCGTTTCTCGTCGTTGCCTCCGCCGGCACGGTCGACATCGGCGCGATCGACGATCTCAAGGCACTCGCGGCGCTGTGCCGCGAGGAGGGGATCTGGTTCCACGTCGATGGCGCGTTCGGCGCGCTCGCGATACTCTCACCAGAGCTCGCGCCGCTGCTG is from Bradyrhizobium sp. ISRA430 and encodes:
- a CDS encoding aspartate aminotransferase family protein, which gives rise to MNEIIRNTQAAVTGNSLDPQDWNEFRALAHRMLDETIDGIANVRARPVWRPIPDDVRAKFRADVPRRATDLADVYREFSESVAPYATGNVHPGFMGWVHGGGTAVGMLAEMLSAGLNANLGGRDHMPIEVERQIVDWMRALFAFPESASGLFVTGTSMANLMAMLVARSSALGALARQHGIGNDGALLTAYTSRAAHGCISRAMDIAGLGTDALRKIDVDADHRIDVAALRAQIAIDREVGFKPFLVVASAGTVDIGAIDDLKALAALCREEGIWFHVDGAFGALAILSPELAPLLDGIELADSIALDFHKWGQVPYDAGFLLVRDGERHRQAFAQPAAYLRREARGLAAGAVWPCDLGPDLSRGFRALKTWFTLKTFGTDRLGAVIARSCALARYLESRVLAEPRLELLAPVNLNIVCFRYRADDAINREIVADVQESGIAAPSSTTLDGNFAIRAAIVNHRTDETDIDALVSAVLEFGSRRSGQGLIETEAPPLAVQ